From a single Papaver somniferum cultivar HN1 unplaced genomic scaffold, ASM357369v1 unplaced-scaffold_19, whole genome shotgun sequence genomic region:
- the LOC113338440 gene encoding uncharacterized protein LOC113338440, producing the protein MIIGDFNTVMLVNEKNGGRIPLSTALNDFNDWIYNCGLIQAPKSGLQLSWSNGRCGRKRILCNLDRAFYNLQWLNKYSGWKYNVSSRGISYHSFLVGSNIEISKPKNSPFKFQTMWTTHPEFLKLVLDSWNEILLGNPIFVFMNKLKRLKKILKLWNWEVFDDIYVKLKKAEDEVQETNIVSDEDPSNIVLLNNYITARGERDVAAQNYHNFLIQKARVNWIKFWDANTAFFHTSIKLRQTKNTIVELTDDSGVIFSDQDQIATMLIEYFKTKFSYQPVQITESILDAIQNAVSHEDNTLIEKIPSKEDIREAVFQLNQDGSPGPDGFTGIFYRIAWDIISEDLTATIQFCWLNQVIPAGLNSNFLILLPKTKEAKKVNQFRPIGLSNFCFKIITKIITIRISSFLHKLISPQQCAFVKEINIHEQILLASELVNEMSSQRRGGNVGLKLDITQAYDTLSWEFLMSVLRQYGFSEKFCNWIKILLRTTKISIILNGGPIGYFGVGRGVK; encoded by the coding sequence ATGATAATTGGAGATTTCAACACTGTTATGTTAGTTAATGAAAAAAACGGAGGTAGAATTCCTCTGTCAACTGCCCTTAATGATTTCAATGACTGGATTTATAACTGTGGTCTTATTCAAGCTCCAAAAAGTGGATTGCAATTATCTTGGTCTAATGGAAGATGTGGTAGGAAAAGAATTTTATGCAATCTTGATAGAGCATTCTATAACTTACAATGGTTAAACAAGTACAGTGGATGGAAATATAATGTGTCATCAAGAGGAATTTCATATCATAGTTTTCTTGTTGGTTCTAATATAGAGATCTCTAAACCAAAAAATTCTCCATTCAAATTTCAAACTATGTGGACTACTCACCCTGAATTTCTGAAACTGGTCCTTGATTCTTGGAATGAAATATTGCTTGGAAATCCTATATTTGTCTTTATGAACAAATTAAAAAGACTGAAGAAAATATTAAAACTGTGGAATTGGGAAGTCTTTGATGATATTTATGTCAAGTTGAAAAAGGCTGAGGATGAGGTGCAGGAAACAAATATAGTGTCTGATGAAGATCCTTCTAATATTGTCCTTCTTAACAATTACATTACAGCAAGGGGAGAAAGAGATGTAGCTGCTCAAAATTACCATAATTTTCTAATCCAGAAAGCAAGAGTGAATTGGATTAAATTTTGGGATGCTAATACTGCTTTTTTTCATACTTCTATCAAGCTGAGACAAACAAAAAACACTATTGTTGAACTTACAGATGATTCAGGGGTGATTTTTTCAGACCAAGACCAAATAGCCACTATGCTAATTGAATATTTCAAGACtaaattttcatatcaaccagtTCAGATTACTGAGTCCATTCTTGATGCAATTCAAAATGCAGTTTCTCATGAAGACAATACTTTAATAGAAAAAATCCCCTCAAAGGAGGATATTAGAGAAGCTGTTTTCCAACTAAATCAAGACGGATCtcctggaccagatggttttACTGGGATTTTCTACAGAATAGCTTGGGACATTATTAGTGAAGATCTTACTGCAACTATCCAGTTTTGCTGGCTCAACCAAGTAATTCCTGCTGGTCTTAATTCAAATTTCCTTATTCTTCTGCCTAAAACCAAAGAAGCTAAAAAGGTAAACCAGTTCAGACCTATAGGCTTAAGTAATTTCTGCTTTAAAATTATTACTAAGATCATAACTATAAGAATAAGCAGTTTCCTTCATAAGCTCATTTCTCCTCAACAATGTGCATTtgtcaaagaaatcaatattcatgaACAGATACTTTTGGCTTCAGAACTTGTTAATGAAATGAGTAGCCAAAGAAGAGGAGGGAATGTAGGCCTTAAACTTGACATAACTCAAGCATATGATACTTTAAGTTGGGAATTCTTAATGTCAGTCCTTAGACAATATGGTTTTTCAGAGAAGTTTTGCAATTGGATTAAAATTCTTCTTCGGACAACAAAAATTTCAATAATCTTGAATGGTGGACCTATTGGTTATTTCGGTGTGGGTAGAGGAGTTAAATAA